In the Neomonachus schauinslandi chromosome 13, ASM220157v2, whole genome shotgun sequence genome, one interval contains:
- the LOC110587126 gene encoding LOW QUALITY PROTEIN: interferon alpha (The sequence of the model RefSeq protein was modified relative to this genomic sequence to represent the inferred CDS: inserted 1 base in 1 codon), protein MALPFSFLVALVVLSCSSLCSLGCDLPQNHGLXHRRALMLLRQMRRISPFSCLRDRNNFAFPKEVLDGKQLQKAQALFVIHVMNQKIFHLFCTEASSAAWKTSLLEEFCSGLSEQLSDLEACLMQEAGMAETPLMNVDSILRNYFQRISLYLQEKQYSPCAWEIVRAEMMKPFSSSTTLQERLRGKK, encoded by the exons ATGGCCCTGCCCTTTTCCTTCTTGGTGGCCCTGGTGGTGCTCagctgcagctccctctgctctctgggaTGTGACCTGCCTCAGAACCATGGCC TTCATAGGAGGGCCTTGATGCTCCTGAGACAAATGAGAAGGATCTCCCCTTTTTCCTGCCTGAGGGACAGAAATAACTTTGCCTTCCCCAAGGAGGTGCTTGATGGCAAGCAGTTGCAGAAGGCTCAAGCCCTCTTTGTCATCCATGTGATGAACCAGAAGATCTTCCATCTCTTCTGCACAGAGGCCTCATCTGCTGCTTGGAAGACGAGCCTCCTAGAGGAATTCTGCTCCGGACTTTCTGAGCAACTGAGTGACCTAGAAGCATGTCTCATGCAGGAGGCTGGGATGGCAGAGACTCCCCTCATGAATGTGGACTCCATCCTGAGGAACTACTTCCAAAGAATCTCCCTCTATCTGCAAGAAAAGCAATACAGCCCTTGTGCCTGGGAGATTGTCAGAGCAGAAATGATGAAACCCTTCTCTTCATCAACAACCTTGCAAGAAAGGTTAAGGGGCAAGAAATGA